One stretch of Zingiber officinale cultivar Zhangliang chromosome 6B, Zo_v1.1, whole genome shotgun sequence DNA includes these proteins:
- the LOC121992826 gene encoding psbQ-like protein 3, chloroplastic, with the protein MAQKQLFSAKPTFQHPLHSKLVRVALVLHEQAIGRRTAAAATLAAVLQVKEALLSSSNIASAFDFSLTAPDQTLEEADAVVRTHARDLLQIKRFIDRESWREAQVALRESSSYLKQDLYTIIQAKPGSQRPQLRKLYSVLFNNASMLDYAARDKDASRVHECYDNMVKTLNEIFAVI; encoded by the exons ATGGCTCAGAAACAGCTCTTTTCTGCAAAACCCACATTCCAACACCCACTGCACTCCAAACTTGTCCGTGTTGCCCTGGTTCTCCATGAGCAGGCAATTGGGAGGAGAACAGCAGCCGCTGCGACCCTAGCAGCCGTGCTCCAGGTCAAGGAGGCACTGCTCTCCAGCTCAAACATTGCTTCAGCATTTGATTTCTCACTCACTGCTCCAGACCAGACATTGGAGGAAGCTGATGCGGTGGTGAGGACCCATGCGAGGGACCTTCTGCAGATTAAGAGATTCATAGACAGGGAGTCATGGAGGGAAGCCCAGGTTGCATTGAGAGAGAGTTCATCCTACCTGAAGCAGGATCTCTACACTATAATTCAAGCCAAACCGGGGAGCCAGAGGCCGCAGCTGCGGAAGTTGTACTCTGTCCTCTTCAACAATGCCTCGATG CTTGATTATGCAGCGAGAGACAAGGACGCGAGCCGCGTGCATGAATGCTATGACAACATGGTGAAAACTCTGAATGAGATTTTTGCTGTGATATAA